From Candidatus Nucleicultrix amoebiphila FS5, a single genomic window includes:
- a CDS encoding helix-turn-helix transcriptional regulator produces MKYTTEQIGKLVRETRKRLGVTQKELALTSGTGLRFIIELEKGKPTCQLSKVLTVLYTLGIDMTLFPPA; encoded by the coding sequence ATGAAATATACAACTGAGCAAATTGGAAAACTCGTTAGAGAAACACGTAAACGGCTTGGAGTGACACAAAAGGAATTGGCACTTACTTCTGGCACAGGGCTACGCTTTATTATTGAGTTGGAAAAAGGTAAACCGACTTGCCAATTGAGTAAGGTATTAACCGTTTTATACACTCTTGGAATAGATATGACATTATTTCCCCCAGCTTAA
- a CDS encoding type II toxin-antitoxin system HipA family toxin, producing the protein MAKSLDVYLEDKFVGNLIQDNHGQMLFSYAEIWLENPNAIPLSQSLPLRKDRFSPKECRGFFAGILPEQSMRKTVATILGISSENDFSMLERIGGECAGAVVFIPSGEKLQTSFNYQEINEQELAKILRELPHRPLMAGEQDIRLSLAGVQDKVAVRILNDKISIPHGIAPSTHILKPAIERFEGTVFNEALCMGLADAIGLSTAKIEIGRAEDIDYLIVERYDRMMLRINPELIQLIRLHQEDFCQALGIVPEKKYQSEEGPSLKQCFEILRKVSSAPVIDLQRLLDAVIFNFLVGNHDAHGKNFSLLYNLTTSNTRLAPLYDILSTDYYPTLSKKMAMKIGDEYLSEKIQPKHFEELAEEAGLSKPFVKRRVPDLAQMILSKLPEVVMDHPVSTAVAKLIQNRCERRIREFK; encoded by the coding sequence ATGGCAAAATCACTGGATGTCTATTTAGAAGATAAGTTCGTAGGAAATCTCATCCAAGATAATCACGGCCAAATGCTCTTTTCTTATGCGGAAATATGGCTTGAGAACCCCAACGCCATTCCTTTATCTCAGTCTTTACCTTTGCGCAAAGATCGTTTTTCACCTAAAGAATGTCGCGGTTTTTTTGCAGGCATCTTACCAGAGCAAAGCATGAGAAAAACGGTTGCTACTATTTTAGGCATTAGTTCTGAAAATGATTTTTCCATGTTAGAGCGCATAGGAGGAGAGTGCGCTGGAGCTGTTGTATTCATACCCTCCGGCGAGAAACTACAAACGAGTTTTAATTATCAGGAAATAAATGAGCAAGAATTAGCAAAAATCCTAAGAGAATTACCTCATCGACCACTTATGGCTGGTGAGCAAGACATTCGACTCTCCCTGGCGGGCGTACAAGACAAAGTCGCTGTACGCATTTTGAATGACAAAATTTCTATACCTCATGGCATAGCACCCAGTACACATATACTAAAGCCAGCGATTGAGCGCTTTGAGGGGACGGTTTTTAATGAAGCTCTTTGCATGGGGCTCGCTGATGCAATAGGTCTTTCAACTGCAAAAATAGAAATTGGTCGTGCAGAAGACATAGATTATCTTATTGTAGAACGTTATGACAGAATGATGCTTCGTATAAATCCTGAATTAATCCAATTAATACGATTGCATCAAGAGGATTTTTGCCAAGCTTTGGGTATTGTTCCAGAAAAAAAATACCAAAGTGAGGAAGGGCCTTCTTTAAAGCAATGCTTTGAAATATTGCGAAAGGTGTCTAGCGCGCCAGTAATTGATCTTCAACGTTTACTAGATGCCGTCATTTTTAATTTTCTTGTCGGGAATCATGACGCCCATGGGAAAAATTTTTCTTTGCTTTATAATTTAACGACGTCAAATACAAGACTAGCACCTCTATATGATATATTGAGTACCGATTATTATCCGACCCTTTCAAAAAAAATGGCCATGAAAATTGGTGATGAATATCTTTCTGAGAAAATCCAACCAAAACATTTTGAGGAATTAGCTGAAGAAGCGGGCCTCTCTAAACCGTTCGTAAAACGGCGTGTTCCTGACCTCGCTCAAATGATTCTGTCTAAGCTTCCAGAAGTTGTAATGGATCATCCGGTTTCGACGGCTGTCGCAAAACTCATTCAAAATCGTTGTGAACGAAGAATACGTGAATTTAAATAA
- a CDS encoding efflux RND transporter permease subunit has product MLFLVEHIIEWSIKNRVFILLFSFSLMVWGIYATKNIPIDAIPDLSDVQVIIKTNYPGRSPQVIESQVTYPLTTTMLAVAGVKAVRGFSYFGQSFVYVVFDEKTNLYWARSRVLEYLNQAISKLPSGVRPELGPDATGVGWVYQYALVDRTGQHDLGQLRALQDWFLKFDLRTVPGVAEVATVGGMVKQFQVILDPYQLIALKISPSKVKQAIQNASQESGGSVLEMGEADYMIRGTGYLQSIKDIEEIPIGISKEGVPILLKNIGRVQLGPQVRLGVAELNGEGGTVGGIVVMRFGENALHVIKNVKDKLESLKKSLPSGMEIVTTYDRSKLILRAIDQLKSTLIKECLIVGLVCLIFLLHFRSTLVIVLTLPLGILCAFIIMYYQGINANIMSLSGIAIAIGAMVDAAVVMIENAHKHIEAWRKKHASEKIIFTDHVKLILESTKEVGPPLFSSLLIITVSFLPIFTLQAQEGLLFTPLALTKTYAMAAAAGLSVTLVPVLMIYFVRGNIRSERKNLLNRFFIILYEKAIGQIFKYPKTILLTAFALMTLTAYPLIKSGSEFMPPLKEGDVLYMPSAFPGLSIGKAAQTLQQTDKLIRKIPEVKSVFGKAGRADTSTDPAPLEMFETVVQLKDPKEWRLGMTYEKLIAVLNETVKIPGLVNLWVQPIRNRIDMLSTGLKSQIGIKVSGPDLKVIDSLGKKIESLLKSLPQTVSVYSEPNAQGRYVTIVLNRLQAARYGFNIDEVSAIINNLIGGENIAETVNGLERFPINIRFPRELRDSPQKLKDLPLLTPSGSVINLGRIADIQIISDGPSQIKTENARPSGWIFVDIGGKDPGSYIAKGKEILTKALTLPSGYSLSWAGQYEYMERVVERLILIVPLTLFIIFFLLWVTFKNFIEPLIILISLPFALSGGLWLTYVLGFNLSVAVAAGFIALMGVAAEFGVVMLIYLDHSIENYGKQKKLKNLKDLLSAITEGAVLRVRPKTMTVVVILASLIPIMFEHGTGSEVMQRIAAPMIGGMITAPLFSMIVVPVIYFLWQRRKLFPKLAD; this is encoded by the coding sequence ATGTTATTTCTCGTTGAACATATCATTGAATGGTCCATTAAAAACCGCGTATTTATCCTGCTTTTTTCTTTTTCTCTGATGGTGTGGGGAATCTATGCCACCAAGAATATCCCCATAGATGCCATCCCTGATCTTTCTGATGTACAAGTAATCATAAAAACAAACTACCCTGGACGTTCACCGCAAGTGATTGAGAGTCAAGTCACTTACCCATTGACTACTACAATGTTAGCGGTGGCGGGAGTCAAAGCCGTTCGAGGGTTTTCTTATTTTGGGCAATCTTTTGTTTATGTGGTATTTGATGAAAAAACCAATCTATACTGGGCTCGATCTCGTGTTCTTGAGTATTTAAATCAAGCGATCAGTAAGCTTCCTTCAGGAGTACGACCAGAGCTTGGCCCCGATGCCACTGGTGTGGGGTGGGTCTATCAGTATGCTCTTGTTGATCGCACAGGACAGCATGACCTTGGGCAGCTAAGAGCGTTACAAGATTGGTTTTTAAAATTCGACCTTCGCACGGTTCCAGGTGTGGCGGAAGTTGCCACTGTAGGCGGTATGGTCAAGCAATTTCAAGTGATTCTTGACCCTTATCAACTGATTGCTCTTAAAATTTCTCCCTCCAAGGTTAAACAAGCCATTCAAAATGCCAGCCAAGAAAGTGGTGGCTCTGTCCTCGAAATGGGGGAGGCGGATTATATGATTCGCGGAACAGGGTATCTCCAATCCATCAAAGATATCGAAGAAATTCCCATAGGAATAAGTAAAGAAGGAGTGCCTATCCTTCTTAAGAACATAGGACGTGTTCAACTTGGGCCTCAAGTCCGTCTAGGTGTTGCTGAGCTCAATGGTGAAGGTGGGACGGTTGGAGGCATCGTTGTCATGCGCTTTGGAGAAAACGCTCTTCATGTCATTAAGAACGTAAAAGACAAACTTGAAAGTCTTAAAAAAAGTCTGCCTTCAGGGATGGAAATTGTTACAACGTATGATCGTTCAAAGTTAATTTTAAGGGCAATCGATCAATTAAAATCAACTCTTATAAAAGAATGTCTTATTGTAGGTTTGGTGTGTCTTATTTTTTTGCTGCATTTCCGCTCAACCTTGGTCATTGTTTTAACGCTGCCCCTCGGAATCTTATGTGCCTTTATCATTATGTATTATCAAGGTATTAATGCCAATATTATGTCTTTAAGCGGCATTGCGATTGCTATCGGTGCTATGGTAGATGCGGCTGTGGTGATGATTGAAAATGCCCATAAACATATAGAGGCATGGCGGAAAAAGCATGCTTCAGAAAAAATAATATTTACAGATCATGTCAAATTAATTCTTGAGTCCACAAAAGAAGTTGGCCCTCCGCTTTTTTCTAGTCTTCTGATTATTACCGTGAGCTTTCTTCCGATCTTTACGCTTCAGGCTCAAGAAGGCCTTTTGTTTACGCCTCTTGCACTGACTAAAACCTATGCAATGGCTGCAGCGGCAGGACTCTCTGTCACCCTTGTCCCTGTGTTAATGATCTATTTTGTCCGTGGAAACATTCGTTCGGAACGTAAAAACCTTCTCAATCGGTTTTTTATTATTCTTTATGAAAAAGCCATAGGACAGATATTTAAATATCCTAAAACAATTCTTTTGACTGCCTTTGCTCTTATGACCTTAACTGCTTATCCTCTGATAAAATCGGGATCTGAGTTTATGCCGCCTTTAAAAGAAGGAGATGTTCTCTATATGCCGAGTGCTTTTCCAGGGTTATCCATTGGTAAAGCAGCACAAACTCTCCAACAGACAGATAAATTGATCCGAAAGATTCCTGAGGTAAAAAGCGTCTTTGGTAAAGCAGGTCGGGCAGATACATCGACAGATCCAGCGCCTCTTGAGATGTTCGAAACCGTTGTGCAATTAAAAGATCCCAAAGAATGGCGCTTAGGCATGACTTATGAAAAATTAATTGCAGTCCTCAATGAAACAGTAAAAATCCCTGGACTTGTGAATCTCTGGGTGCAGCCCATTCGTAATCGCATTGATATGCTTTCTACAGGACTCAAAAGCCAGATAGGGATTAAAGTCTCAGGGCCAGATCTGAAAGTGATTGATTCTCTCGGCAAAAAGATTGAAAGTCTTCTCAAATCTCTTCCTCAAACCGTTTCTGTTTATTCAGAGCCTAATGCCCAGGGAAGATATGTGACTATTGTTCTTAATCGACTTCAGGCTGCAAGGTATGGCTTTAATATTGATGAAGTGAGTGCAATTATTAATAATCTAATTGGGGGTGAAAACATCGCTGAGACAGTCAATGGTCTTGAGCGTTTCCCCATTAATATAAGATTTCCACGGGAGCTCAGAGATTCTCCTCAAAAACTTAAAGACCTTCCGCTCCTCACCCCCAGTGGTTCAGTAATTAATTTAGGCAGAATTGCAGATATACAAATTATCTCAGATGGACCTTCGCAAATAAAAACAGAAAATGCACGTCCCTCGGGTTGGATCTTTGTTGATATAGGAGGAAAAGATCCTGGCTCTTATATTGCAAAAGGAAAGGAGATTCTAACAAAAGCACTCACACTTCCTTCAGGATATTCTTTGTCATGGGCAGGGCAATATGAATATATGGAACGGGTTGTTGAAAGATTAATCCTTATTGTGCCTTTAACCCTCTTTATTATTTTTTTCCTTCTTTGGGTTACCTTTAAAAATTTCATAGAGCCTTTGATTATTCTTATTTCACTTCCTTTTGCACTCAGTGGAGGACTGTGGTTAACGTATGTGTTGGGGTTCAATCTTTCAGTCGCTGTTGCCGCTGGCTTTATTGCCTTAATGGGCGTTGCTGCAGAGTTTGGCGTCGTGATGCTCATTTATCTTGATCACAGTATAGAAAACTATGGAAAGCAGAAAAAGCTTAAGAATCTCAAAGATCTTCTCTCTGCCATTACAGAAGGTGCCGTTCTTCGCGTGCGTCCTAAAACTATGACCGTTGTAGTTATTCTAGCAAGCCTTATCCCAATCATGTTCGAACATGGTACAGGCTCAGAAGTGATGCAGCGCATTGCAGCGCCTATGATTGGCGGCATGATCACTGCACCTCTTTTCTCAATGATCGTTGTTCCGGTTATTTATTTCTTATGGCAGAGAAGAAAACTTTTTCCAAAACTAGCGGATTAG
- a CDS encoding type IV toxin-antitoxin system AbiEi family antitoxin has protein sequence MSKINSLLQVWPKNAVATAKWLVEQGVGYDLRRSYKKSGWILPFGNGATIRPNDRVTWEGGLHALQYQLHKDIHVGGRSALERKGEGHYVRMENAPLYLFVRPHMAIEKWFTDHDWGKPLHYIRTNVVGSDVGVEEETVEEFKIKVSSAERAILEMLCFTPEYFSFSEASNIMEHLSWLRSDLVQELLKNCTSYKGKRLFLVLGEYYNHPWIHKLDMSKIDLGKGKLSLFKGGTFNAKYRITLPKDLKKNDETPLF, from the coding sequence ATGTCTAAAATAAACTCCCTTTTGCAAGTTTGGCCTAAGAATGCGGTCGCTACTGCTAAATGGCTTGTAGAACAAGGGGTAGGCTATGATCTTAGGAGGAGTTATAAGAAATCCGGATGGATACTACCTTTTGGAAATGGAGCTACTATCCGGCCTAACGATCGCGTTACATGGGAAGGAGGTCTCCATGCTCTTCAATACCAACTTCATAAAGATATCCATGTGGGTGGACGCTCAGCTCTTGAGAGGAAAGGAGAAGGCCATTACGTAAGAATGGAGAATGCTCCGCTCTATCTTTTTGTAAGGCCACATATGGCTATAGAAAAGTGGTTTACAGACCATGATTGGGGAAAGCCTCTTCACTACATACGAACAAACGTTGTAGGAAGTGATGTTGGGGTTGAGGAAGAAACTGTAGAGGAATTTAAGATCAAAGTTTCTTCAGCAGAACGAGCGATCCTTGAAATGCTCTGTTTCACTCCTGAGTACTTTTCCTTTAGTGAGGCATCCAACATCATGGAGCACCTGAGCTGGTTGCGCTCGGATCTCGTGCAGGAACTTCTGAAGAACTGTACCTCTTACAAGGGGAAAAGGCTCTTCCTTGTTTTAGGAGAATACTATAATCATCCCTGGATACATAAACTTGATATGAGCAAAATAGATTTGGGAAAAGGAAAGCTCTCCCTCTTTAAAGGAGGGACTTTTAATGCAAAGTATAGGATAACCCTGCCTAAGGATTTAAAGAAGAATGATGAAACCCCACTATTCTAA
- a CDS encoding metal-sensitive transcriptional regulator — protein MKRQKGEDKGHPSHDEQLPRLNRIAGQIAGVKKMIQERRYCPDILTQLHAVRSAVRNLEIQILDTHLSHCVTDVFHQNDQAKQKQKIEEIRTLIKRFD, from the coding sequence ATGAAGCGTCAAAAAGGTGAAGATAAGGGCCATCCTTCTCATGATGAACAATTACCCCGTCTAAATCGTATTGCAGGGCAGATTGCAGGTGTCAAAAAGATGATTCAAGAGAGACGATATTGTCCTGATATTTTAACTCAGTTACACGCGGTTCGCTCTGCAGTCCGTAATCTAGAAATACAAATTTTAGATACTCATCTTTCTCATTGTGTGACCGATGTTTTTCATCAAAACGATCAGGCGAAGCAAAAACAAAAAATTGAAGAGATCCGTACCCTTATTAAAAGATTTGACTAA
- the rodA gene encoding rod shape-determining protein RodA encodes MQLVLSFFQRLSKINWFILIILSLIASIGLVTLYSAADGHFSPWASKQLLRFIAGLGVLVVLGVVDIRFWLAQSYTLYFISLFLLIVVELMGHVGKGGQRWIDLYIFTLQPSEIMKISLLMALARYFHNSQPDDMKRLLFLIPPALMILVPAVLVLRQPDLGTMILLVAAGFSIFFVAGLRLWIMVTGGILGLSALPIMWNFLHDYQKDRVLTFLDPERDPLKTGYHILQSKIALGSGGFLGKGFREGSQSHLNFLPEKQTDFIFAMFCEEFGVLGGSFLLSLYIILIIYGYNVSLKSHSPYGRFLGLGLTTLFFLYAFVNTAMVTGLLPVVGIPLPLVSYGGTAMITLMMGLGLLMSIEIHRHVRVSRTSK; translated from the coding sequence ATGCAGCTAGTTTTATCTTTTTTTCAGCGTTTGAGTAAGATTAATTGGTTCATCTTGATCATCTTATCGCTTATTGCGTCCATTGGTCTTGTCACGCTTTATTCAGCCGCTGACGGCCATTTCTCCCCCTGGGCCAGCAAACAACTTTTACGTTTTATTGCGGGGTTAGGGGTGCTGGTTGTGCTAGGCGTTGTTGATATTCGATTTTGGTTAGCACAGTCCTATACCCTTTATTTTATATCCCTTTTCCTTCTCATCGTCGTTGAGCTCATGGGGCATGTGGGAAAAGGGGGCCAACGCTGGATTGACCTCTATATCTTTACACTTCAGCCTTCAGAGATCATGAAAATAAGTTTGCTCATGGCCCTTGCTCGCTATTTTCATAATAGTCAGCCCGATGATATGAAACGCCTGCTCTTTCTCATCCCCCCTGCGCTCATGATCTTGGTCCCAGCGGTTTTAGTGCTGCGCCAGCCCGATTTAGGGACCATGATTCTTCTCGTTGCTGCAGGCTTTAGCATCTTCTTTGTTGCAGGCCTCAGACTTTGGATTATGGTGACGGGAGGCATTCTTGGTCTCAGTGCTCTCCCGATTATGTGGAATTTCCTTCATGATTACCAAAAAGACCGGGTTCTGACGTTTCTTGATCCGGAACGAGACCCCTTAAAAACAGGCTACCACATCCTTCAATCAAAGATTGCTTTAGGCTCTGGAGGCTTCTTGGGCAAAGGTTTTCGAGAAGGCAGTCAAAGTCACCTTAACTTTTTGCCGGAAAAACAGACGGACTTTATTTTTGCGATGTTTTGTGAAGAATTCGGTGTTTTAGGCGGCAGTTTTCTTTTAAGCCTTTATATTATCTTGATTATTTATGGTTATAACGTGAGCTTAAAGAGCCACAGCCCCTATGGGCGCTTTTTAGGGTTAGGACTGACCACCCTCTTCTTCCTCTATGCTTTCGTCAATACTGCCATGGTGACCGGCCTTCTGCCCGTGGTGGGTATCCCTCTTCCCCTTGTTTCCTATGGGGGCACAGCGATGATTACCCTAATGATGGGGTTGGGTCTTTTGATGTCTATTGAGATTCATCGACATGTGCGGGTCAGCCGAACCTCAAAATAA
- a CDS encoding nucleotidyl transferase AbiEii/AbiGii toxin family protein translates to MMKPHYSKQVDLLLTVLSDVMRSPDIALKGGTAINLFLLDMPRLSVDIDLAYLKILPREDSLKAMHDVMTEIAERLSSYPNLKVETKYTQDRLPKQILVKQNDISIKIELNLVIRGAVFDPIPLEICEKARTLYKKEITVQGLSFEDLYAGKFCASLDRQHPRDLFDVLCFFEKFALTEKLKNAFLVYLLSTSRPIHEILQPSLLDQQAIYESEFESMTDEPITYVQLEQARVRLIEMLNKALSPQDKDFLISFEQGDPQWDLFPITHAKDLPAVKWKLHNVNQMDAEKRSASVVELERKLGITMYS, encoded by the coding sequence ATGATGAAACCCCACTATTCTAAGCAAGTTGATTTATTGCTCACTGTTCTGAGTGATGTCATGCGATCACCTGACATTGCCCTTAAGGGTGGTACAGCCATCAATTTGTTTTTATTGGATATGCCACGACTCTCAGTGGATATTGATTTGGCTTATCTGAAAATCCTTCCTCGTGAGGATTCCTTAAAAGCCATGCATGATGTGATGACAGAAATCGCGGAAAGACTGAGTTCATATCCTAATCTGAAGGTAGAGACGAAATATACCCAAGATCGTCTTCCAAAACAGATCCTGGTAAAGCAAAATGATATCAGCATAAAAATTGAACTCAACCTGGTGATCAGAGGCGCTGTCTTTGATCCTATCCCTTTAGAGATTTGTGAAAAGGCTAGAACTCTTTACAAAAAGGAAATCACAGTTCAAGGCCTCAGCTTTGAAGATCTCTACGCCGGTAAATTCTGTGCATCTCTTGATCGACAACATCCTCGGGACCTCTTTGATGTTCTTTGTTTCTTTGAGAAGTTCGCGCTTACAGAGAAACTCAAGAACGCCTTTCTTGTTTATCTGTTGAGTACCAGCCGACCCATCCATGAAATTCTACAACCGTCTCTTTTAGATCAACAGGCCATCTATGAAAGTGAGTTTGAAAGCATGACTGATGAGCCTATTACCTATGTGCAACTTGAACAAGCCCGGGTGAGGCTAATAGAGATGCTTAATAAAGCGCTGAGTCCTCAGGATAAAGACTTCCTGATATCCTTTGAACAAGGGGATCCTCAATGGGATCTCTTTCCTATCACTCATGCCAAAGATCTCCCTGCCGTCAAATGGAAACTCCATAATGTGAACCAGATGGATGCTGAGAAAAGAAGCGCGAGTGTTGTGGAGCTGGAGAGAAAGCTTGGAATTACTATGTACTCTTAG
- a CDS encoding Fic family protein, giving the protein MVFNKDNPHNDLPLLPPECEVETKAILKKAIKANKALAELKSKGSIIPNQNILIDTLTLIEAKDSSEIENIFTTHDKLYQASLLGEKNADPSTKEVECYRQALWHGIEYLRKRDLSTNLFIELVQIIKKNNASVRRIPGTKIANSQDKVIYTPPEGEDVIRTKLFNLEKFIHSNDDIDPLIKLAIIHYQFEAIHPFSDGNGRVGRIINILYLVHQNLLDTPVLFLSRYFIKHRKGYYEGLRNVTEKNDWSNWILYMLDAVEHTACQTMKKIDDIVNLMNNFTKIIKEKHPKIYSKDLIEVLFSKPYCRILSLTDAEIVGRQTASEYLKRIEELGLIKGTKIGKEMVYLNLGLLDILRK; this is encoded by the coding sequence ATGGTTTTTAATAAAGATAATCCTCATAATGATCTTCCCTTACTTCCTCCAGAATGCGAGGTGGAAACCAAGGCTATATTAAAAAAAGCTATTAAGGCAAATAAGGCTTTGGCAGAGTTAAAGAGTAAAGGTTCTATCATTCCCAATCAAAATATTTTGATTGATACTTTAACGCTTATTGAAGCGAAAGACAGCTCTGAAATCGAAAACATTTTTACAACACATGATAAATTATATCAGGCTTCTCTTTTAGGCGAAAAGAACGCCGATCCAAGCACAAAAGAAGTGGAGTGTTATCGGCAAGCCTTATGGCACGGTATCGAGTACCTACGAAAGCGTGATTTATCCACCAATTTATTTATTGAACTTGTACAAATAATAAAAAAAAATAATGCGAGCGTACGCCGTATTCCGGGAACAAAAATCGCTAACTCTCAAGATAAAGTTATTTATACTCCTCCTGAAGGAGAAGATGTAATCCGTACAAAGCTTTTTAATTTAGAGAAATTTATTCACAGCAATGATGACATTGACCCGCTTATTAAATTAGCAATTATTCACTATCAATTTGAAGCGATACATCCCTTTTCTGATGGTAATGGGCGTGTTGGAAGAATTATCAATATTCTTTATCTGGTTCACCAAAACCTTCTTGATACTCCAGTGCTCTTCCTGAGTAGGTACTTTATTAAACATAGAAAAGGTTATTATGAAGGACTAAGAAACGTTACAGAAAAGAACGATTGGAGTAATTGGATCCTTTATATGCTTGATGCAGTGGAACATACGGCATGTCAGACTATGAAAAAGATAGATGATATTGTTAATCTTATGAATAACTTTACTAAGATTATTAAGGAAAAGCATCCTAAGATATACTCAAAAGATCTTATAGAGGTGTTATTTTCTAAGCCTTATTGCCGTATTTTGTCTCTTACAGATGCAGAGATTGTTGGGAGACAAACCGCGTCAGAGTATCTAAAAAGAATTGAAGAACTTGGTTTAATTAAAGGCACAAAAATTGGGAAAGAGATGGTTTACCTTAATCTTGGATTATTGGACATATTAAGAAAGTAG
- a CDS encoding MauE/DoxX family redox-associated membrane protein — protein sequence MDRQSQSLKCHLAPEERAEPGPLKTLVKIGITYKPLIIILLFCGFLSALHSDFAVHHFMDSFMGYFFIFLALFKFFDLKGFVNGFSTYDLITKRLRAYGFSYPFIEFCLGIAYLIKFDPFLINWITVVVMTVSGSGVLKSVYSGQKPKCACLGTVLNVPLSTVSVLENFGMGGMAAYQLIFL from the coding sequence ATGGATAGACAATCTCAATCACTAAAATGTCACCTGGCTCCTGAAGAAAGAGCTGAGCCAGGCCCTCTTAAGACGCTTGTGAAAATAGGCATAACTTATAAGCCTCTTATTATCATCCTCCTCTTTTGTGGCTTCTTATCAGCGCTCCATAGCGACTTTGCAGTGCATCACTTTATGGACTCTTTTATGGGCTATTTTTTCATTTTCTTAGCCCTGTTTAAGTTCTTTGATCTGAAGGGTTTTGTGAATGGTTTTTCCACCTACGATTTGATTACAAAACGATTGCGAGCATACGGATTTTCTTATCCATTTATAGAATTCTGTTTAGGAATAGCCTATCTTATAAAGTTTGATCCTTTTTTAATTAATTGGATCACTGTTGTGGTGATGACAGTGAGCGGCAGTGGTGTCCTTAAGAGCGTCTACTCTGGACAAAAGCCCAAGTGCGCATGCTTAGGAACTGTTCTTAATGTTCCTTTGAGTACGGTGAGTGTTCTCGAGAACTTTGGTATGGGAGGCATGGCGGCTTATCAATTAATTTTTCTTTAG